TTGCCAACGCAACGCACCCTCACCAATAGAAAAGTCACTCCTCAAAACGAACCAAATTGGGGGCATCATCCAGAATGCTTACATATTGCTCACTAATTCCATATGTCCCCTCAGGGTCTAATTCCTGATATCTTTTGAATTTCGCCATCCGATCTTCTTCTTTGACCCAGCCCAGATGCTTTAAGCGAATGTCGGATAACTTGTGAGGCAATTCAAAGACATTTTCTGCAAATCTCCCACAATGCTGCGGCCTATCGTTCCATTTGCATTCAAACCCCTCCCGATACCTGACCAGGAACGGCCGGTAATACCGGTGAGCGCACCAGTGTTCATCCTCCCTGTAATGGGTTTCATTCCAAAAGTCATATAATCGGAAGCAATATACATCCACTTCTTGATCACTTATCAGCTGCCTGACTACCTCTTTGAATCTTTTTTCAAACATTTCATCAGCGTCAAGATTTAAAATCCACTCGGGATTTGACTTCACCGTCTCCGACCATTGTTGTTTACGAAGTTCTATTTCATTGGAGAACTTGGAGACATCATTCCTGATGATACGCACCGATATCCCCTTCAATACCTCTAAACAAACCTCTGCGGAATCGTCCGTGCTTCCATCATCAATAATCACGGCTTCATCAATATAATCACGAATTTCCTCTAAAACCTTCCTTAGATAACGGTCACTTTCATTTTTGATGACCATGCTCAGCGTTAATTTGGGACGGGATGCCCCTGAAGGTGAAGCCCCCCGCTTATCCGTCCGATCAAGGAATTCCATCGCACCGTCCAAGTCCGAATCCCTGTATATATGATAAGCGGGCAAGTGGGTATCAACATACAGGGAAAACCCTAAAGCTGCCGCACGGATGCAAAAATGCCGGTCTTCACCCCAAAATGATAGATTCTCAATCATTTTAAAATTCACACCTGCTTTCAACGCTTTTTGGCTGATGAGTGTACAGGCACCCAGGCCCCCAACTTTATGAACACCAGGTGTTCTCATCTGTTGGATGTACGACTGATAACGTGTGGTGATCTCCGAGTCCGCCAACTCTTGACCGCGTGATATCTCCCATTGGGTGTATTCATCGTATAACCATACTTGGGGCCGTTCTTGGGCATCAGGCTGCCATTTTGTCCAGAAAATATTAGAGATGATATCCTTTTTGGCAGAAATAAGCTGCTTGATGGTCAAAGGGTATAGCAGGAGGTCCGAGTCGATTAGAAATAAATAATCATAGTCTTCCTTAATCGCGTGTTCGATCATCATATTTTTGAAATCAGCGACCTTCCATACTAGATTCTCATTCCAATAATGGGTAATGCCATTACACACATATACATCGCTTTGATTGGATGCCAGTATTTTTACATTGTTCCGCTCCTGACCGAAATCCTCGAGCATTTTGCTTGATCGCTCATCTTCATTGTCATCAATGAAGATAATGCCAAGCTCCAGTCCCTCCACATCCAACCTTTTAAGTGAGAGCAGGAACTTTTGTAAAATATCTGGTTTCTGGTAAATTGGACTGCCTACTAACACCCGATTCTTTTTACTAGTCATAAATTCCACCCTTTATAATTTAAGTAACTGGCCCCCAATTAATCTGACAGCCTGACTTCCTTACAAACATTTATAACTATATATTCTTACCGAACTTGTCGGGTG
This sequence is a window from Brevibacillus sp. JNUCC-41. Protein-coding genes within it:
- a CDS encoding glycosyltransferase family 2 protein, translated to MTSKKNRVLVGSPIYQKPDILQKFLLSLKRLDVEGLELGIIFIDDNEDERSSKMLEDFGQERNNVKILASNQSDVYVCNGITHYWNENLVWKVADFKNMMIEHAIKEDYDYLFLIDSDLLLYPLTIKQLISAKKDIISNIFWTKWQPDAQERPQVWLYDEYTQWEISRGQELADSEITTRYQSYIQQMRTPGVHKVGGLGACTLISQKALKAGVNFKMIENLSFWGEDRHFCIRAAALGFSLYVDTHLPAYHIYRDSDLDGAMEFLDRTDKRGASPSGASRPKLTLSMVIKNESDRYLRKVLEEIRDYIDEAVIIDDGSTDDSAEVCLEVLKGISVRIIRNDVSKFSNEIELRKQQWSETVKSNPEWILNLDADEMFEKRFKEVVRQLISDQEVDVYCFRLYDFWNETHYREDEHWCAHRYYRPFLVRYREGFECKWNDRPQHCGRFAENVFELPHKLSDIRLKHLGWVKEEDRMAKFKRYQELDPEGTYGISEQYVSILDDAPNLVRFEE